Sequence from the Bubalus kerabau isolate K-KA32 ecotype Philippines breed swamp buffalo chromosome 17, PCC_UOA_SB_1v2, whole genome shotgun sequence genome:
ATCCAGGACAGCCTTGAGTATCAGGAGATGATTATCAATCAGGATGATGGGGTGGACCAGAAGAAGTCAGGGCATATCCCCTAAAACGACATGAAGAAAGTTGGAGTCTTAGATCAAGATATgaggcagatggggaaactgcaaACAGTTTTCCATGGACTAAGGTAAATGGCTTTGACTCTGCTTGTTTGTCCCTTGTCAGGACCAGAGAGCTCTCCCGCCAGAGACTGTTCCTGAAACAGGTGAGCTGGAGGGTCAGACGCCCAGAGAGAACATGGAGAAGAACCTGCTGGAAGACAGGGGAGAGACAAAATCCCTTCAATTTCAAGAACCTGAACTTCTGAAGGGTCCTGGTGAGTATTCAAAACCGTGGAATTCAGCAGAGTTAGTGACTCCCTCCTATGGTGGCATGGGGCTGGGTAGCCAGCATCACCATCCTTGGATGGGGCGGTGGAGATCATTGTCCAGTGCCAACCTTCTCCATCATCAACGTTCCAGTGTCCCACAGTCCAAGCTCTTAGCTTGGTTGCTTGATGGGAACTTCTCTGCCAACATCAGGTTTCCAGTGAGGCCAGCAGCACAGAAAATGTTCCTTGTTAAATGTGGTGCTGAATTTCTTTCAGCAGATTCTGGGAGcatagagagagagaagaatcctCAAGAAGAAACTGATCTTTAAAATGTGTCTCCTGAACCCTTTCTTCCTGTGTTCCAGAGGGAGACGTTTCCACTACGACTGGATCCAGAGGGGGTCCTCTAAAGAATCGCAGACATGTCAAAATGAAACGGGAGAGCAGTCCCACTTGCCAAGACGTGCGTCAAGAAGCAGCCACGTGTTTGGACCAAGGAGAGTTCTCAGGACAGCATGGGTTCCATTCTGTTGGTGCATCTGGCACCTTGGGACCCACCAGTCTTCCTGAGGGAGCAGAAACCCCAGGACGGGCACCCTCTGAATGCAGGGTGTGCAAAAAGAGCTTTCCTTATCAGTCTCAGCTTACCCtgcaccagaggacacacacaggagagaggcCCTTTCAGTGCGACATCTGTGCCAAAGGGTTCATACAGCTTTCAGATCTGCGGGTTCATGAGCGGATCCACACTGGCGAGAAGCCCTACAGCTGTGATCTCTGCCTCAAGAAGTTCACCCACGACTCCACGCTGCGCACTCACAAGAGGACCCACACCCAGGAGAAGCCTTTCCGCTGTGAGCAGTGTGACAGAGCTTTCGGCCACCGAGGGAACCTCAACGTTCACCGACGCACCCACTCTGGGCTCAAGCCCTACGTGTGCCCCGAGTGTCACACAGCCTTCCGTCAGCTGGGGACTTTCAAACGCCACCGGAAAATCCATTCCAGATGACTGGCTCAGGACCCTGCCCTCAGGTTCAAGTGCCTTCTGCTCCGTGAAGGAAATTCGGGATTATTTGTCACTTATATGATACAAACAAAGGGTGACATGTGAAGAACTTACGATCATACTGGAACCCGATGAGGTTCCATTGACATGAATTTGGTGAATATTTGAGTGATGACTTATCTTTCCCTTCAGATTTTGTTCTCTACTTTAGTGTAGCCTGTGTTTTTGTGATAAGTTTTCGCTTTGTGGTGTTCTTCAGTGAATGCAGGTCTCATTAGTTTTCAGTCCTTCTtcgtgaaagtgaggtcactgcTGATTGTGCCCCCATTGGGGAAGATTTAATTGTACAATAGGATGCTCCTAGCAGAGTGGCCAGATGAAAAAGAGCATTAacagtgaaatttaaatttctaataaaCAAAGAGATTTCTGTCAATAAGTGTACTGTGTATTTCCCttccaagatttttttcttattattttaatttttaagtttacaatcttgtactggttttgccatatatcaacatgaatccaccacaggtatacatgtgttccccatcctgaaccctcctccctcctccctccctgtcccatccctctgggtcgtcccagtgcaccagtcccaagcatccactatcgtgcatcgaacctggactggagacttgTTTcccatatgatattatacatgtttcaatgccattcccccaaatcatcccacctatACCCAAGATTTTTTATATGGAGTAGATGATACCTGTGGTCTGTTACATGGCCATTATTATGTGGAGATATCATCCctctgtaaggcttccccagtggctcagtggtaaaaaatccacctgcagcacagaagacccaggtttgatcccttcatcaggaagatcccctggagaagggaatggcaactcactccagtactcttgcctggagaatcccatgggcagaggagcctggcaggctatgctctgcatgactgaagcgactgagcacccaCTCAAGCATTAAAGCAACTGTATGCTTTTCGAATCATGAACTGTTAGGTAATGTAGTATTAATGCCCATTTGAACACTGAGATTCTAAGGTGTCTCAGCTTGAAAAGATTCTTCAAGGTAGCACTCTTTCATCCCACCTGGCTCTCCTCCAGCAGAAATGAAGAGAGGTCCTTTACAGCAGAATGGAGATAATAAactatttcttttcaaagaatcagcgtTTTCTTCTATTAATTAGCCTGGGAATTTGTTGGGGGTGGCAAACTCAAGGATGATATTGTAATAGATATTGGTGTCCGGCTGCTCCACTTAAAAGCAAATACAGAGGCCAGGTTGGGGGAAAGTAAAGTTAGCTTTATTCTGGATGCCAGcaactgttgaaagtgaaagtgaagtccctcagtcatgtccagctctttgtgaccccgtggactgtagcctcccaggctcctccgtccatggtattttcctggcaagagtactggactgaattgccatttccttctccaacaactgTGGAGGTGGGGCACACGGCTGTCCAATGGCtgactccccccacctcccaccccagacaATTAATGAGCAACAGCTTTTATAGATGGAGGGCGGGGGCTACAGGCAGAAACAGCGCAGTCAGCTCTGACAATCATCTTGAAACTGGTCATCACTGGTCTGatcagtgtcatcttgattgttgTCAATACAGTTAACCTTCAGGTCCAGggtacatttgttttcatttcttgggtcaattctcagaattgtgtcagcttctctcatggtttcccaggaggctcattggtaaagaatctgcctgccaactcaggagacgtgggtttgctccctccgtggggaagatccccgagagaagggaatggcaacccactgcactattcttgcctggagaatcccatggacggaggaacctggttggctacagtccatggggtcacaaagagccacttcactttctttcactttgcaactccatgcactgcagcactccaggcttccctgtccttcactatctcccaggagtttgctcaaactcgtgtccattgagtcggtgatggcatccaaccacttcatcctctgtcgcctccttctatCTCAAAGGATGTTAACTTACAGGCCCAAGATGGAGGCAACTAATTCAAAGAAGCAATATAGAATAAAAAGCCTGGGCCTCTTCAGAAACAGTGGTATTAGAAACATTATCGAAGAATCAACACAAGAAATTAATACGATGCGATATGAATAAGACTTCAAAACACAGACCCCGTTAAGTACTAGTTAAGAAACGTGAATAACAGGGCATCCCTGGGGGCTCGGAGCTAAAGGCTGTGCCTGCCAATGAGAGGACACGACttccatccctgatccaagaagatcccagGGCTCAGGAGCAACTAAGGCCACGCAACACAACCACCGAGCCTGGGAGCCGCCACTCCTGAAGCCCAGAGCCCCGAGAGCCCGGGCTCCCAACAATAGAGgtcactgcagcgagaagcctgtGCCCGCGACGGGAGAGGAGCCCTGCGTCCCGAGcaacaacaaagatccagcaaaGCCAGAATTAATggatttaaacaataaaatacataCCGGGGCTGAGAAACTGCCATTGAGGAATCGTAGCGATGGAGTGAGATGCTGGGCGATAAAGCAACAGCCAGGCCTGTCCGTCTCCAAAGAACCACTGATTGTGTGGAGATCGGAAGACAGCCTGAGGATGTCGGGGGAAGGACTTTCCAGACGGCGGAGGAAAACCCTAAAACCAGACTGCAAAGCGATTTGGGCTTGGTGTGGTCAGGTGTGCCAGGTGGCTGGGGAGTGGAGGAGAAGGTAGAGAGTGTCAGGAGTTGTGCCCTCTGAGGGTGTGAGAAAGGATTTGGAtttgccaagggaatatttcatgcaaggatgggcacaataaaggacagaactggtatgGACCCAAgacaagcagaagaaattaagaagaggtgccaagaatacacagaactacacaaaaaagatcttcacgacccagataatcccgaaggtgtgatcactcacctagagccagacatcctggaatgtgaagtcaagtgggccttaggaagaatcactatgaacaaagctagtggacgtgatggaattccagttgagctatttcaaatcctcaggcATAATGCTGTGagagtgttgcactcaataagtcagtaaatttggaaaactcagcagtggccacaggactggaaaaggtcagtttccatttcaatcccatagaatgttcaaactactgcacaattgcactcatctcacacgctagctaaataatgctcaaaattctccaagcactcTTCAACAGTACATCAACCATGAActctcagatgttcaagctggatttagaaaaggcagaggaaccagagatcaaatttccaacatcaattggattattgaaaaagcaagagcattccagagaaacatctacttctgctttattgactatgccaaagcctttgactgtgtggatcacaagaaactgtggaaaattgttggacaggaataccagacttcctgagctgcctcctgagaaatctgtatgcaggacaggaagcaacagttagaactggacttggaacaaaggactgattccaaatcagaaaggagtacgtcaaggctgtatattgtcaccctgcttatgtaacttatatgcagagtacatcatgagacaagctgggctggatgaaacacaagctggaatcaagatttgcaggagaaatatcaataacctcagacatgcagatgacaccatccttatggcagaaagcgaagaagaaccaaagagtctCCTGATAAATGTGAAGGAGGAGGCTTAAAAATTTggattaaaactcagcattcagaaaactaagatcatggcatccggtcccatcctttcatggcaaatagatgaggaaacagtggaaacagtgagagaatttattttcaggggcggcggtagggctccaaaatcactgcagatggtgattgcagccatgaaattaaaagactctggccccttggaagaaaagttatgaccaacctagacagcatcttaacaAACAGAGaaattacttagccaacaaaggtccagctagtcaaagctatggtttttccaatagtcatgtatggatgtgagagctggacttagAGCTGAGAggtgaaaaactgatgcttttgaaccctggtgttggagaagactgttgagtgtcctttgtactgcaaggagatccaaccagtccatcttaaaggaaatcagtcctgaatattcattggaaggactgacgctgaagctgaaactccaatactttggccacctgatgaaaagaactgacacatttgaaaagaccctgatgctgggcaagattgaaggcaggaggggaaggggacgacagaggatgagatgcttggatggcatctctgactcaatggatatgagtttgagtaaactccgggagttggcgatggacagggtggcctgatgtgctgcgtttcatggggcctcaaagagtctgacacgactgagctactgaactgaactgaactgaacccatagaTGCAAGAAGTAGATGAATGGATTGACAAGGGTAAGGGAGGAGGTGGGCAGAGAATGGGGAGGGACTTTTCATGATTCACATTTTGTTCTTGGGGTGATGAAAAGAGTTGGAAGTAGACAACATTGACAGCTGCACAAAACTGTGACCGAACTCGGTGGAAGAAGATCGTACACTTTATAAAAGAGTCAAAATTGTATGTTGTGTGTTTCATGACCATAACAAGTATGTGATCAGGAACTTGATTCTCTTTGGATCCTTTTGAGTGTCCGTTCCTTGGAGCTAATAAATACCCTGGTGACAGCAAGTAAATGTTTTGTGTGGACAATCTGTGCTTAACATTTCCAACGTCCCTGTACTACATGGAATTCAGTGCTTAAATAGTCTTCCTCATATTTTTATTCCCCAGAAGAATCACGACTGAGAGCCTTGCCTGGTGGCTTCTTTTGACTGAACAATATAAAACCTGGCATTGCTGTTCATATCCATTTGAGGAGTCTCACACACTGCAAATTTCTTGAAAGTACAGCAAAGAACAACATAGTCCCAGACTACAGAAGTCAAAATCTAGGGAGACTTTCAGACATTTCAAAGTTTATTTCCCGAAAAGGTGGATGTCAGAAGAATGATGGATGGACTAATGTCCATTCAATATGAAAGATTGTAGCAGTGAGGGAATGCTATTGGGTATTGGGATGAGGAATGTAGAGGAGATGGAAGGGTGGAATAAAATGAAACTAGTCCTGTTCATTTATCTTTTGCCCCCATTCTTCTGAACAGTGAATACATTGCTGATGAAAGGTAGAGGAAATCCCTTTACATAGGGGTGAATTGTCATGGGCTTCTAGAAGCATGTGCTCAACATTTTGCTAGTAAATTCCTCAGTCACTATGGCTAAAGAATGTACATTTTTTGTGGGGTCATGGAATAGTCCTAGACCACTGTTATCAGAATCACCAGTGTCTGCACCACACCAAAGCGTACTTACTGAAAAGGCAGACTGCCACCCCAAAAGTGGCACATCCCCTGCACAACATTCCAGATTCTGACTTCGTCCGAGATCTTGACATGCGGAATTTTAAAAagggttgtttagtcgctgagttgtgtccaactctgttattccatggcccaccaggttcttctgtccatcgaattttccaggcaacaatactgcagTACGttgtccatttccttctgcaagacATCTTCggaacccagggagtgaacccacgtctcctgcattggcaggtagattctttaccactgagccaccagggacgcatAGGTGAACCAAACTGGTTAAAACTTTCAAATACCTATGCTTTGACTCCTTCCAACTCTCCAGGTAAATGACAAAAGTATATTCCAGACCAGGAAAATCAATCTTACTGCCAAAAAgtgcacgggcttccctggtggtaaagaatctgcctgcaatgtgggagacctggcttcgctccctgggttgggaagatcccttggagaagggaacagctacccactccagtcttctggcgtggagaattccatggacggtatatccacagagtcacaaagagctggacatgactgaaagagtttcactttacttctttcccagctgagccacaagggaagcccaagaacactgaagtggggagcctatcccttccccagcagatcttcctgaccctggaattactccagcgtctcctgcattgcaggcacattctttaccacctgagctatcagagaagtctACCACAAAACCAACATGGAGGCCTCTTGGATAAATTGGGTTTTTTCTGGTGGAGTGTCCGTGTGAAACTGGATCCATGGATAAACTGGATTAtctaaaatgaggtcatataaATGGCTTGACCCGTCCTTACACAATCACTGTGCTGATGGGGTAACAAGCAGGGACCCTTGCCATTTCCCCCAGCTCTCTATAAATAGAGATGTTTCAGCCCCAGACACGCACTGATAGCCAGTCATCGACTTGAGGAGGCTGAGGGCAAGAGGGCTCAAAGGAGGTAAGTGATGAGTGAGAACGTCTAAGGAGAAGGTTTGGGAAGCAATACAGAAGGAGGTGGTGGGTTTCGGAAGGCGGGTTTTCTACTCACCTTGCATCAGCTCAAAGACCTTGTGAAAGCAGTGGATCTCCCTTAAACTCCGTATTAACTATGGTTGACTGCCGAGCTCTCTGTGAGGGGGGAAGAACGGACTTGAAACATGTAAAAGGAACTTTGGAAATATAACGGAACACGGATCCTTCGCTTgcataaaagacattttaattaaGAGGTCTTTCAGGCTCCCCTTTCCTGCCTCCATCTGATTTATAGGTTTATAAATCACCCTGATTTATAGGGTGTTGCCACCCTCCATGCGGTGGTGTGGTGTGGTGCATTTATTCCACAAGGCTTTCTGAACCTTGGCCCCCTGGACTAAGCAGAGATATTCATCTGTGTTCATTTGTGTTACCCCACACACAAAAACCTCTCGGATCTACAGAGGAGAACGATATTGTCCCAATTTCCATTTCAGAAAACCGACCCCGGACTTTTGTCCTTTTAGAAATCCGAATCCAAAAATGGGCAGCATGGACTCCTACGAGCAGGTCCAAAAGGGACCCCTGAAGCTCAAAGGAGTCACAGAGCTTGACGTGACCAAGCGGAAGAAGAAAAAGGGCAGAGACAAAGCAAAACTCCTGGAAACGATGGGCAAAATCCAGAAGAACTAGGAGGAGGAGCTGAGGCACCACCTCGATAAGCGGACCCCAGACCAGGTGGCCTTTGAGAAGGTGCAGGAGAAGCGACAAATGGAGAGGATCCTGAAGAAAGCATCCAAAACCCACAAGCAGAGAGCGGAGGACTTCAACAGACACCTGGACATGCTCACGGAGCACTATGACATTCCTAAAGTCAGCTGGAACAAGAAGCCGCCCCACTCAGGAGATGGAGTGTTGTCCAggggaagcaggaagcagagttGGGGTCATCTCTGGAGCCTTTGGAAACATTCTTTTACACACATCCTTTTGAGTCTTCTGCTGAGCCCGTGCTTATCAAAGTAATGGGCCCTTATACTGGAACTGCATTTAAGAGAGATGGCCCTTtaactctaaattaaaaaaaaaaaaagtgtaacatCCATGTCCAATGGTTCATGCAGCCACCAGATCTGTGTGTTCACCAGGAGACCCACATGGGCAAGAAGCCCTACAGCAGTGATCTCTGCCCCAATAAGTTCCCCCACGACTCTATGCTGCATGCTCACCAGAGGGCCCACACCCAAGAGAAGCCTTTCTGCTGTGAGCACTGTGAAAAAGCTTTCAATCACCGGGGGAACCTCAGTGGCCACACTCTGGTCTTGAGCCCTACATGTGCCCCGAGTGTCACTGGCCTTCTGCTCCCTGGGGTCTCTCAAATCCCACCAGGAAACCCATTCGGAACCACTGACCCAGGACCCTGCCCGTCGGGTCCAAGTCCTTTCTGCTCCAAGAAGGAAATTCACAATGATTTGTCACTTCTCTAACACAAAGGGTGGATGACATGTGAAGAGCTTCGGAGGATCTTCGGTCCGGGGGGGTTAAATTTATATGAATGTGGAGGATATTTGAGTGATggcttatttttccctttggattttgttttctactttagtGTAGCCTGTTTCAAtaagtttttgctttcttttgttattcTTCTACTGAAATCATGTCTCATTAGTTATCAGTACTTCATCATGAAACTGAGCCTGTTGACTGCCTTCCTGTTAGGCGGGACTTCACTGTAAAACTGCATGTCCCTGGCACAGAGGCCAGGCTCTCCAGtggaatttaaatttcaaataaacacatttctgtCAAAGAGTGTCTGAGTAGTTTCTAAGACTTTTCTACAGGGAATAGGTGATAGCCGTGGTTTTGCCTACATCGCTGTTACTATGCTGAGATAGATTGACTCACTCCATACTTGTTCGGGGACTTCTTCCCGAGGTGTTTCGAACAGGAAGTCTTCTGAAAGAGAAAGGTGTCATTCTTCTTTCCTATAGGTGTACAACTTCTACTCTTCAAAAAGGCTACTTAGAAATCGGGTTTTCTCACACCTTAGCTCatcagctgattttagaaaagcctTTTAAGCCTTATCTCACATGAACAGAGAAGACCAGAGGAGTCAAACCGATCTGGCTCCCACCACCATGTCTCTGACTCCGTCAAACCCTCAGGCAGTGAGACCAAAAATTCACGAGATCATTAAAATCAGTCCGTTCATCACAAAATGCAATCCCCGAAGTCCAAAATCAATGAAATCCAAAAGGAAACCGAGGGATTTCCCGCGCGGCCCAGCGGGTGAGACTCAGCGCTCCCGCGGCAGGCGGCGTGGTGTCCTTCCgcggtctgggaactaagatggcacctgcctccctgcttggccaaaaacagaacaacatcaaaaatacacagaacctgTCGCTAAATCACTATGGAGGCCTCTTTAGTAAATCGTGGATTCTCCTGAGCGAGTTTCCGTGGGCAATCGAATCCCTGTGATTAAGTAAAGAGGGATTATCTAGAACGTTTCGCCCCGCCCTCACCGAATCCATGCGCCGATCGGGTAACAGGCCGAGAGGGCCGGCGTTTCTCCAGCGCGAAAGAGAGACGTGTCTCCGCCAGCCGAGTTTGAGAGCGAGTCCCCAACTGAGGAGGACCGAGGCGAGAAGGCTTCAAGGAGGTAATTGATGGGAAGTGTCTAAAGAGAACGCTAGAGAGTCAGGGCCCGTGGAAGTGGGTTTCAGTAAGTCCTGGCTTTCTGTTCCCCTTGCATTCGCTCAGAGACCGTGTGAAATCCACCGATCTGCCTCCAGCCACACATAAACCGTGGTTCATTTGTGGAATCTTCTGTGAGATGAGATTGTTTCCACACTCCATGGTGGCCTGTGGGGtggttcatttttttcaaaaagggcTTTTAAGCACCGCCCTGTGGACAGTTGTGACCACACAGTTTCTTGTAGTATAAGATGGATGGCggaggagaaagagaatggaTTCTTGTCCCTGGTGTGAAATTCTGAGGGGGGAATACTGCCCAGTATTGGGATGAGGGATGGTAGGGtggatgaaaataaaactaattggctgcattcttttttcttttttgccccctATTTCTGAACACTGAATCTATTCCTGAGGAAAAGCAAGAGGAAATTCCTTTCGATCGGGGTCAGTTGGGCACCGACTTCTAGAAGCATTTGCCCAGAGTCCTACTGAAAAGCTCTACAGTCGGTATGGCTGAGAACCAGACAAGGGGTCGTGGCCCCGTCGCGGACAGCCCCGGAGCAGAGTCGCCGGCGTCTGCGCCAGGCCAAGACACCCGAAGGGAAAACCCCGCCTCAGACCTGGAAGAGTTGCGCGTTCGCTTCAGAACGTTTAGCATCTCGGACGAATCCGACCCCATGAAGGCTCTGAGGAGGCTCCATGAACTCTGCGGGCTGTGGCTGAGGCCGGATCTTCGCACCAaggaggagatggtggacaggctggtgctggagcagttcGTGATGTGCATGCCGCCTGAGATCCAGGTCTTAGTCAAAAGTAGTGGTGCCGAGACTTGTAAGGATCTGGAGAAGGTgctgagaaagaagcagaaactgaCGAAATGGGTGAGTAGGACCCTAGTGACCCTGTGAGACAGGGAACGGTGGGAtgaggggctgggagctgggagatgAAGCAGAAGGATCAGAGGGCTTGGCTCTAAATCAGGGATTCCCAGAGGGGTGAGCACTTGCCTGTGGCATCACTGGAGATGTTTCTGTTGATCCTCACTTGGAGGGTGTTGGTCTTTCAAATGTCATTCCCAGGAGGTGGGCTCCTAGGGTGGGATACACAATGAATACCTTTTTGGATCTTGTGAAGGGAGACTGATCCTATGTGAATTTTTCCTCACAGGCTGTAGTGCGTGTCCAAGGCGAGGATGTTTTGATGCCCGTCTCGGGTGTTGAGATGTTAGGATCTGAGGTCAGTGAGGGGCACAGTGAGGGAGACCGAGCCAGGGAGCCCCAGCCTACAGTCAGTGTCATCCCTCCAGATGAGGGCCAGCAGGAAAGCCAAGACGGGCAGCATCTGCCAGGAGCCAAGGACCTGTCGAGGGGGCAGGTGAGTGTGATGTCCTGACCTGCAGTCTGGGAGCAGGTAGAAGAGGGTCGGGTGGGGGTGGCTGCAGAAGTAATTGGGAGAACTGGACAAAGGACAGGAATGGACCCTCTGCCTCCAGGAATTCCCATGGATGCATTCCGTTCCAGCCATTTTCCAGCCAGTGTGAGAATGAAGACAGTCCATCTTTCATAGTCCTTCACCATGAAAGCTTGTGGCCCTAAGCATGAGGGCAGAGGAGTCCTGTTTCCACAGGATGGTGCTGGGTCAGTTCATCAGGCATAAGTGCACTCACAGCGGTTTCACCCATGATGCATTTCGTCGGAGGCACTTAATATTGGGGGATATTGTAAACACCTTGAATTGCACAACAAGTTCCCCGTTGGAGTCATTTTCCCCATCAGATATTGGAGTATGTCTGGAGAGAGTGgatttttttgaaatgtgaatCGGGGGAGGAGATGCCACTGATTTCTCATGAATAGAGCTATATAGTATAGAACAGAGCTATATAGTATAACAGCTATACTGCTTATCATCTTATTATGCCCCAGGCCACCTTCCATGACAAAGACAAATCCAGGCAAGGTATCAACAAGTGGTGAAGTCAGGAGCCCTAGAGCCAGAATCCTCTGCTTTCAGATTCAGGGCCTGGAGACTGTGAGATGAGGTGGAGAGATAGGTGCAAAGATAATTGGCAGTGCCAGCTGTGAAGTCTGGACTTTTGCCAGAGGTGGTCAGTATAGATCAAGGACTGACATAGGAATCAGAAGAGGATTGCCAATCAGGGTGATGGGAAGCAGTCAGGACATATCTCCCAAACTGATATTCAGAAAGCTGGAGTGTGAGATCAGGGTACGAGGCAGGTGGGGAAAGAGGAGACAGAGCTTGCCGTGGGCTAAGGCAGTGGGATTGACTCTGCTTGGTTGCCCTTTGTCAGGGCCAGAAAGCTCTCCCGCCAGAGACCATTCCTGAAAGAGGTGAACTAGAGGGTCAGACGCCCTCCAAGGAGTACTTGGTGAAGGACCTGCTGGAAGACACAGGAGTGACAAGAACCCTTTCGTCTCAAGAGCCTCAACTTCTGCAGGATCATGGTGAGTATTAAAAACTTGGAGACTACAGGAAGTACTGCCTGCCTCCACTGATGTCCAGGAAGGGATACCCAGGATTTCCATCCCTTGGTGTTGTGGCATAGGAGTTGGGTCTTCAATGCCAACCTTCTCCATCGTCAACGTTCCAGAGTGTTTCATCAGCTAGACCCTTAGGTAGTTTCGATGCTGTGAAGACTGTAGCCAAGATTAGGGATGGTTCCAATAAGACTGGCACCATGGAAAATGCTCCTTAATAAATATGTTGCTGAGTCTCTTCTTTCAGAAGATtctgggagggcagggagagaggggagagtcCCTAGGAAGGAAGTGATACTTCAAATGTGGCTCTGAACCCTTTCCTCTTGTGTTCCAGAGAGAGACGTTTCCACTGCAAGTGGATCCAGACGAGGTCCTCTGAAGAATCACAGACGTAACAAAAGGAAGCGGGAGAGCAGTCCCACTTGCCAAGACGTGGGTCAAGAGGCAGCCACGTGTTTGGACCAAGGAGAGTTCTCAGGACAGC
This genomic interval carries:
- the LOC129632248 gene encoding zinc finger and SCAN domain-containing protein 5B-like, whose protein sequence is MAENQTRGRGPVADSPGAESPASAPGQDTRRENPASDLEELRVRFRTFSISDESDPMKALRRLHELCGLWLRPDLRTKEEMVDRLVLEQFVMCMPPEIQVLVKSSGAETCKDLEKVLRKKQKLTKWAVVRVQGEDVLMPVSGVEMLGSEVSEGHSEGDRAREPQPTVSVIPPDEGQQESQDGQHLPGAKDLSRGQGQKALPPETIPERGELEGQTPSKEYLVKDLLEDTGVTRTLSSQEPQLLQDHERDVSTASGSRRGPLKNHRRNKRKRESSPTCQDVGQEAATCLDQGEFSGQLGSHSIRSSGTVGPTSLPEGAETPGRAPSECKVCKKSFPCQSQLTLHQRTHTGERPFQCDICARGFIQPSDLRVHQRIHTGEKPYSCDVCLRKFAHNSTLRTHKRSHTQEKPFRCEQCDRAFCHRGNLNVHRRTHSGLKPYVCPECHTAFRQLGTFKRHRKIHSR